TATTCCTTCTGATGACTATTTTCTCAACATTCTGTATCTCTTCTATAGTATTTTAATAAGTAGAAAATTGATTTGGATGGTGCTAAAGTTTTTAAGAGGTGAAATGTTTAGAGATTCAATAGTCTGAGGATTGATTGGGATTAGGGTTATGGCTAGTGGAATAGCTTCATGGTTCTATGAAACCTATGTTCCAGCTCAGTTTATTCTTGATGATGGTCTTTCTGAGTTTATATCTGCATCTATTGTTGAGGAGAAGATGGTTCGAGAACCCCTCTTTCTGCTCTATGTATCTCCACATAGTATTGAAGCTATAGCTACCTCTCTAAGGAATCAAGGATTTGTTGAGACTCATAGAGTTAGGGGAGAGGTTTATAGCTTTGTTAAGAGACTTGAAGATCCATGGGAACTATATATAAGGATTTTTAGCAATGGATTTATCGAATCTGAGGTGAGAGTTGGAGATATTTTTGCGGAGAAGCTTGGGAGTATAAATCTCTTTGTAGTCTATGAACCATATAACTTCTATAGCCAGATATATAATAAGCTCCATATACTCTATAAACCTCGTAGAAAATGGGTTATCAAAGTCTTAAACAATTTCCGTATCCAGATGAGACCACCAAAGCTTTTAGCTCCTTGGAAAACCATTACCATTTCCTATGAAGCTCTATCTGTTACAGAACCACTTATCTATTTGTTGAGCAGGCTTGAGAGGGATGATGTAGGAGTTGCAATACCGATCTAAATTACATGAAGTGATAGATTTATGTAGAAAGTATATTGATGAAGCTATAGACCTTCTACAGAAGGGAGATTCTATTCAAGCTAGTGAGAAGCTATATAAAGTAGTAGAAGAAGCTTTAAAGATATTAGCAGAGATACATGGGCTTGAAGCATATAGGAAATCAGCTGAGATAGGTAGATGGAGTGTATCACGCCTAGAGGAAGCAGCTAAACAGTTAGCAACGATATATGGTGATAGTATCTATGACTCTTGGAAAATAGCTTATGAGAGACTACATATAGAGGGATTCCATGAGAAAAAGCTAACACCTGAAGATATACGTGAAGAAATAGATAAGGTGATATACCTAGTATCGCTACTTGAGATTCTTACAAGATAATGGCATGTTGTGCTACAAGTGTTATACACTACCTTTGGTAAATCGTTAAATTGGCGATAAAATTATGGGTAGAGAGCTTCTAAATCTTGAGATCGTTGAGGGGGAATATAGTTGGAGGAATCCTCGAGGAATAGGCTACGAGAATCAAGGAGAGATTAAAGAAATTCTCAATGGTATCCAACTCTGTGAATTTATAGCTATAGCTATTAATTTGATATACACAATAAATTTTTATTTTGTTTCTATGTAGATTTTGGTGGGTGAGAAATATGGGTGTTCGTTCCATACTTTCAGCTATATTGCTAGTTATAGGGCTTGCAATGGTTGTAACAGGTGTTGTGGTTATGGTGTTAAATCCTATAAGGATTGAGGTTTATCATGAAATTAAGTGGTTTACATATTTTGAACCTATGCTGAGACCTCCGGGAGAGTATAGAGATGTTGAGCTTAGCTATACATTGTCAAAGGATATAAGTTTTGATAGTCCATATGTAGAACTTCGACTTTGGAAATATCGTTTCTCACCTGAAGCCCAATTCAATGTTAGTTCAACCCAGTGTATCTTTCTTAGTAGAGACATATTATTGGAGTTCCATGGAACTGCACCTAATAGAAATGGAACTCTGTTTATAGAGCTAAATAGTTGTGAAGATTTGAGGTGGGGAGCTAATCTTCTACGCAAAATATTGTTTATAGAGTCTCTAGGTACTGAGGGCTCATCTAGAGGGCTACATGACGTTGTAGCTAAGGGTGTGATACGTTTAGAGAAGGGGGAGCTGCTAATAGATTTCGTAGATATTATTCCTGTTGAGAATATTTCAGATGAGTGTATTAGGGTCTATGTATACTCCCCCGATATATCTATGAGATCACAAACATTATCAGCAAGTATTGAAGAGAGATATAGGTGTAACTATACTGTTAGTCAACCACATCTATATGTATATCCCCATTTCATCTTCACCCCTGTTCCAAGAGATATACACCTAGAAAGCAAAATGTTTACAACTGGACTCTCTATAGCTGTTATAGGAACAATGCTTTCAATACTATCACTAGCACTACAAATATCACAACTCAGACAAAGTAAAACCATAGACATTGAACAAACAGTTGAAGGTACGAGCCAAAACCAAAATATATAGATTATATCGAACCCCTAACCTTAGCACCTTCTATAAACTCTTCATAACACACTAATAGCCTTTTCTCTCTATGCCTAGAGCAATGTAGTTATAAAAAACTGTCCACAGAATACAGAGGAATCTCAATAAGATATTTAGTTAGTCAACGAATATACAAAGGAAATGAACACTCCGGTTATTCTATAGACTCTGGCTCTATGTATTTTGGTTTCCTATGCTGTGAAGATTCTATATATTTGAGTTGTGGATCTGGTACGGTTTCGATGTATTCTGGTGTCGATGCCCATGCAACAATCTCTATTATGTTTGCGATAAACATTATTATTATACCTATGAGTATTATCGATAGTATACCACCTATGAAGTATAGAAGACCTGCTACACTAAATATCTCTACCTTTACATACATCTTTACAAGGTCGTAAGATTTCTTTAGATACCATGTACCGACAACAGTTGGTATAAATATTGATATCCAGAACAAAACGATAATAACTATCAATGTATATAGATCTGTACCAATATGGGGTGATGTAGATGTGCTTAGCCACCTAGCTATACCTGCAAGAGTTAGGTAAACAGCATACATCTGTAGTACTGGTCGCAATATTATTGTGCCTATTGTGGCTATTGCTAATGAGACTATAGAGAGTATGAAGTATATGAGATAGCTATTCTTGATCTTAGCATCATTTACTGCTTCAGATATCTTGGATATACCTAGATACACAAGAATTATACCTACAATACCTACAAACGCTAGTAGTATTCCAATCAATTCGGAGATTAAGCTAGCTACAAAGGTTATGACCCATATAACGAAGGATACTATAGCACCTGCAAGACCAAGGGTCTTGGCATCCCCAATATAAATCCTATTCCCTATGCCAACAACTCCAGAGCTACTAACCTGGGATACAGAGGCAAATCCTGTACGAGACATATCTATAGCTACCTCTATCTTTGTATC
Above is a genomic segment from Ignisphaera aggregans DSM 17230 containing:
- a CDS encoding PaREP1 family protein (InterPro IPR010268~KEGG: smr:Smar_1531 PaREP1/PaREP8 domain-contain protein~PFAM: PaREP1 family protein~SPTR: A3DPQ9 PaREP1/PaREP8 domain containing family protein~PFAM: Archaeal PaREP1/PaREP8 family), giving the protein MQYRSKLHEVIDLCRKYIDEAIDLLQKGDSIQASEKLYKVVEEALKILAEIHGLEAYRKSAEIGRWSVSRLEEAAKQLATIYGDSIYDSWKIAYERLHIEGFHEKKLTPEDIREEIDKVIYLVSLLEILTR
- a CDS encoding protein of unknown function DUF996 (COGs: COG2245 membrane protein~InterPro IPR010397~KEGG: pho:PH1319 hypothetical protein~PFAM: protein of unknown function DUF996~SPTR: B5ITF7 Putative uncharacterized protein~PFAM: Protein of unknown function (DUF996)), whose product is MSRTGFASVSQVSSSGVVGIGNRIYIGDAKTLGLAGAIVSFVIWVITFVASLISELIGILLAFVGIVGIILVYLGISKISEAVNDAKIKNSYLIYFILSIVSLAIATIGTIILRPVLQMYAVYLTLAGIARWLSTSTSPHIGTDLYTLIVIIVLFWISIFIPTVVGTWYLKKSYDLVKMYVKVEIFSVAGLLYFIGGILSIILIGIIIMFIANIIEIVAWASTPEYIETVPDPQLKYIESSQHRKPKYIEPESIE
- a CDS encoding conserved hypothetical protein (KEGG: smr:Smar_1530 hypothetical protein~SPTR: A3DPQ8 Putative uncharacterized protein); its protein translation is MASGIASWFYETYVPAQFILDDGLSEFISASIVEEKMVREPLFLLYVSPHSIEAIATSLRNQGFVETHRVRGEVYSFVKRLEDPWELYIRIFSNGFIESEVRVGDIFAEKLGSINLFVVYEPYNFYSQIYNKLHILYKPRRKWVIKVLNNFRIQMRPPKLLAPWKTITISYEALSVTEPLIYLLSRLERDDVGVAIPI